A genomic segment from Amphiura filiformis chromosome 10, Afil_fr2py, whole genome shotgun sequence encodes:
- the LOC140162515 gene encoding melatonin receptor type 1A-like yields the protein MPNSLPYMNMGTPTYVPDTDFNNTMTMTMSTNNNTKDEFVFDDMTQRYIVGIAVLCTSVLGILGNSLVILSVILSKKLRIVSNTFVVNLAISDLCTSLCTPWNAVALLSQNGWPIRLEVCTVAAGILFVCVGCSLFNLASIAIDRYIVITRLYRVDKTVYPKWVLAIWVALTWIIPFCVFILPPIHGIGGLGYNSKYFSCSQLSSVKTSNTYDIISSVGLYPIPLIIIITSYTTIYCHIYKHTKNLMSLSGAEKGSKESKEVTSRLKHRQVQITKTMFYVVCAFFFCITPYGICLIVDTSDPAVPYAATLVLMNSCINPLIYAKHPLFKNVYGKILTCMWKEVINEETESLMRMRTIAQSNRQYISLRNNSSRIV from the coding sequence ATGCCGAATTCTCTGCCATACATGAACATGGGGACTCCAACATATGTACCCGATACAGACTTCAACAACACCATGACAATGACCATGTCCACCAACAACAACACTAAAGATGAATTTGTATTCGACGATATGACTCAAAGATACATAGTTGGAATCgctgtactttgtacttctgtATTGGGCATATTAGGTAACAGTCTGGTTATCTTATCGGTGATTTTATCGAAAAAGCTACGGATTGTCAGTAATACTTTTGTCGTTAATTTGGCAATTTCGGACCTCTGCACCTCCCTCTGCACCCCATGGAATGCAGTGGCCTTATTAAGCCAAAATGGTTGGCCTATTCGTTTAGAGGTTTGTACAGTTGCAGCTGGAATTTTGTTTGTATGTGTTGGATGCAGCCTCTTTAACCTCGCCTCTATAGCTATTGACAGATATATCGTGATAACAAGGCTATACAGGGTAGACAAAACTGTTTATCCCAAGTGGGTGCTCGCAATTTGGGTCGCACTCACGTGGATTATACCATTTTGCGTGTTTATTTTACCACCAATACATGGAATTGGAGGTCTAGGGTACAACTCCAAGTATTTTAGCTGTAGTCAATTATCCTCAGTGAAAACTTCAAACACTTATGACATCATTTCATCTGTTGGATTATACCCAATACCTCTTATCATCATAATTACGTCATACACAACTATTTATTGTCATATCTATAAACATACCAAAAACTTAATGTCTTTATCAGGAGCTGAAAAGGGCAGTAAAGAATCAAAGGAAGTGACGTCACGATTAAAACACCGCCAAGTTCAAATTACGAAAACCATGTTCTATGTCGTCTGCGCGTTTTTCTTCTGCATTACACCATATGGGATATGCCTCATTGTGGATACCAGTGACCCAGCAGTCCCGTATGCAGCAACTTTGGTATTAATGAATAGTTGTATAAATCCGTTAATTTATGCAAAACATCCTCTTTTTAAGAATGTTTATGGTAAAATTTTAACTTGTATGTGGAAAGAGGTTATAAATGAAGAGACTGAAAGTCTAATGCGCATGCGAACAATAGCACAATCAAACAGACAGTATATTTCCCTTAGAAATAACAGTAGTAGAATAGTTTGA